A single Eleginops maclovinus isolate JMC-PN-2008 ecotype Puerto Natales chromosome 5, JC_Emac_rtc_rv5, whole genome shotgun sequence DNA region contains:
- the gga3a gene encoding ADP-ribosylation factor-binding protein GGA3a isoform X1: MAEDGESLESWLNKATSPSNRQEDWEFIMGFCDQINKELEGPQISVRLLAHKIQSPQELEAMQALTVLEACMKNCGRRFHNEVGKFRFLNELIKVVSPKYLGDKVSERVKTKVIEMLYSWTLSLPDEAKIFEAYEMLKSQGIVLADPEIPLDATLIPSPSPRPKNPVFDDEKKSKRLAELLKSKKPEDLQEANRLIKNMVKEDDVRTQKVTKQKGTLEAVNNSVKLLNEMLAHFSQNDSTDEDKELIRELYGDCDKLRQTVFQLATETEDNDSGLGDILQASDDLSHVINSYKTIVDGQIINGETAKAQQTQLSVRQGGTNQSEILIDLVGLDTHSVSPAEQHPPTSSLSLPADLLCGSAATDPQSPSPSAPSAALSLLDEELLSLGLNEPAPVPSKSTPVNLGNDLSFLQWFFYISVFQDSSQDLDFFDTTLPSNLAFSISSLYPEALSVTVAGVSAKCSTTASALSLPGTVFSTPPVSSASVSTTSVIFPQPLSSVLNTTAPAAALPQSFSMAPPASSATTVSPQWDSTSASLSNNLQDFGFLDLGSPKIPSGVMDVGSFLVKSEDLFAPPSPSSSLSSTSLIEVIQGGSIPPPAKSQADDSPLLRSLSPVLPLSQASPGKGQEVSLANVFVPLEAIKPSKMCPVTAYDKSGVRVLLHFATDCPAGRPDVLVMVASMLNTAPLPLRNIALQAAVPKTMKVRLQSPSGTELAPFNPILPPAAITQVMLLANPLKEKVRMRYKLTFTLGEQPHSEVGEVNEFPPAGRWGAL; this comes from the exons ATGGCGGAGGATGGAGAATCGCTGGAGTCCTGGCTCA ACAAAGCCACCAGCCCTTCCAACAGACAGGAAGACTGGGAGTTTATAATGGGATTCTGTGACCAAATCAATAAGGAACTGGAAGG CCCTCAGATATCCGTTAGACTGCTGGCTCACAAGATTCAGTCCCCTCAGGAATTGGAGGCGATGCAAGCATTAACG GTTCTCGAGGCTTGTATGAAAAACTGCGGGCGACGTTTTCACAATGAAGTCGGGAAAtttaggtttttaaatgaattaattaagGTGGTTTCACCCAAG TATCTAGGAGATAAAGTATCAGAGAGAGTGAAGACAAAAGTGATCGAGATGCTGTACAGTTGGACCCTGTCTCTACCAGATGAAGCAAAGATATTTGAAGCGTATGAGATGCTGAAGTCGCAGG gtatTGTTTTAGCCGACCCAGAAATCCCTCTTGATGCTACTTTAATACCGTCTCCTTCTCCGCGACCCAAGAATCCTGTTTTTGATGACGAGAAGAAGAGCAAG agaTTAGCTGAGCTGCTGAAGAGCAAAAAACCTGAGGATCTGCAAGAGGCCAATCGGCTCATCAAGAACATGGTTAAGGAG GATGATGTCAGAACACAGAAAGTGACAAAGCAAAAAGGCACACTGGAGGCCGTCAATAACAGCGTCAAACTCCTTAACGAGATGCTCGCTCACTTCAGCCAGAACGACTCCACAGACGAAGACAAGGAGCTCATAAGG GAGCTGTATGGTGATTGCGACAAGCTCAGACAAACCGTGTTTCAGCTCGCTACTGAGACTGAAGATAATGACAGCGGCTTGG GAGACATCCTGCAGGCCAGTGATGACCTCTCACATGTCATTAATTCCTATAAGACGATTGTGGACGGACAGATCATCAATGGAGAGACCGCAAaagcacaacaaacacaattatCAGTCAGACAAG GTGGCACAAACCAGTCAGAGATTCTGATTGACCTGGTGGGTCTAGACACACACAGCGTCTCTCCAGCAGAGCAGCACCCCCCGACgtcgtctctctctcttccgGCTGACCTGCTGTGTGGGTCTGCTGCCACTGACCCTCAATCCCCCAGCCCCAGTGCACCCTCTGCAGCACTCTCTCTGCTGGATGAAGAGCTACTATCCTTAG GCCTGAATGAACCCGCTCCTGTTCCAAGTAAATCAACACCAGTAAACCTGGGAAATGATTTGTCATTTTTACag TGGTTTTTTTATATCTCTGTTTTCCAGGATTCCAGTCAAGATTTGGATTTTTTTGACACCACTTTGCCTTCCAATCTTGCATTCTCTATATCTTCACTTTATCCAGAGGCCCTTTCTGTGACCGTTGCAGGAGTCTCAGCCAAGTGTTCTACAACTGCCTCTGCCTTAAGCTTACCTGGTACTGTTTTCTCCACTCCCCCCGTTTCTTCCGCATCTGTCTCAACAACATCAGTCATATTTCCACAGCCCCTCAGCTCAGTATTGAACACCACAGCACCGGCTGCTGCTCTTCCTCAGTCATTCAGCATGGCCCCGCCTGCTTCCTCAGCCACTACTGTCTCACCTCAATGGGACTCTACTTCAGCATCTCTTAGTAACAATCTGCAGGACTTTGGCTTTCTGGATCTGGGCAGTCCTAAAAT TCCATCTGGGGTGATGGACGTTGGCAGCTTTCTGGTCAAGAGTGAGGATCTTTTTGCTCCTCCCAGCCCGTCTTCCAGTCTCTCTTCCACTTCCCTCATAGAAGTGATTCAAGGAGGGTCCATTCCCCCACCTGCCAAGAGTCAGGCAGATGACAGCCCTCTGTTACGCTCTCTGTCCCCCGTCCTCCCTCTGAGCCAGGCCAGCCCAGGCAAGGGACAAGAGGTGTCCCTGGCCAATGTTTTTGTCCCTTTGGAAGCCATCAAGCCAA GTAAAATGTGTCCTGTTACAGCATATGACAAAAGCGGTGTCCGTGTTCTGCTGCATTTTGCCACTGACTGTCCGGCAGGTAGACCTGATGTACTGGTGATGGTCGCCTCCATGCTTAACACTGCCCCACTGCCTTTGAGGAACATTGCTCTGCAGGCTGCTGTGCCCAAG ACGATGAAAGTGAGACTGCAATCACCCTCAGGGACAGAGCTGGCTCCTTTTAACCCGATCCTTCCCCCTGCTGCCATCACTCAGGTCATGCTGCTTGCAAATCCTCTCAAG gaaaAGGTTCGGATGAGATACAAACTGACATTCACGCTGGGAGAGCAGCCACACTCAGAAGTGGGAGAGGTGAATGAGTTTCCACCTGCTGGCAGATGGGGGGCTCTATAA
- the gga3a gene encoding ADP-ribosylation factor-binding protein GGA3a isoform X2: MAEDGESLESWLNKATSPSNRQEDWEFIMGFCDQINKELEGPQISVRLLAHKIQSPQELEAMQALTVLEACMKNCGRRFHNEVGKFRFLNELIKVVSPKYLGDKVSERVKTKVIEMLYSWTLSLPDEAKIFEAYEMLKSQGIVLADPEIPLDATLIPSPSPRPKNPVFDDEKKSKRLAELLKSKKPEDLQEANRLIKNMVKEDDVRTQKVTKQKGTLEAVNNSVKLLNEMLAHFSQNDSTDEDKELIRELYGDCDKLRQTVFQLATETEDNDSGLGDILQASDDLSHVINSYKTIVDGQIINGETAKAQQTQLSVRQGGTNQSEILIDLVGLDTHSVSPAEQHPPTSSLSLPADLLCGSAATDPQSPSPSAPSAALSLLDEELLSLGLNEPAPVPSKSTPVNLGNDLSFLQDSSQDLDFFDTTLPSNLAFSISSLYPEALSVTVAGVSAKCSTTASALSLPGTVFSTPPVSSASVSTTSVIFPQPLSSVLNTTAPAAALPQSFSMAPPASSATTVSPQWDSTSASLSNNLQDFGFLDLGSPKIPSGVMDVGSFLVKSEDLFAPPSPSSSLSSTSLIEVIQGGSIPPPAKSQADDSPLLRSLSPVLPLSQASPGKGQEVSLANVFVPLEAIKPSKMCPVTAYDKSGVRVLLHFATDCPAGRPDVLVMVASMLNTAPLPLRNIALQAAVPKTMKVRLQSPSGTELAPFNPILPPAAITQVMLLANPLKEKVRMRYKLTFTLGEQPHSEVGEVNEFPPAGRWGAL; this comes from the exons ATGGCGGAGGATGGAGAATCGCTGGAGTCCTGGCTCA ACAAAGCCACCAGCCCTTCCAACAGACAGGAAGACTGGGAGTTTATAATGGGATTCTGTGACCAAATCAATAAGGAACTGGAAGG CCCTCAGATATCCGTTAGACTGCTGGCTCACAAGATTCAGTCCCCTCAGGAATTGGAGGCGATGCAAGCATTAACG GTTCTCGAGGCTTGTATGAAAAACTGCGGGCGACGTTTTCACAATGAAGTCGGGAAAtttaggtttttaaatgaattaattaagGTGGTTTCACCCAAG TATCTAGGAGATAAAGTATCAGAGAGAGTGAAGACAAAAGTGATCGAGATGCTGTACAGTTGGACCCTGTCTCTACCAGATGAAGCAAAGATATTTGAAGCGTATGAGATGCTGAAGTCGCAGG gtatTGTTTTAGCCGACCCAGAAATCCCTCTTGATGCTACTTTAATACCGTCTCCTTCTCCGCGACCCAAGAATCCTGTTTTTGATGACGAGAAGAAGAGCAAG agaTTAGCTGAGCTGCTGAAGAGCAAAAAACCTGAGGATCTGCAAGAGGCCAATCGGCTCATCAAGAACATGGTTAAGGAG GATGATGTCAGAACACAGAAAGTGACAAAGCAAAAAGGCACACTGGAGGCCGTCAATAACAGCGTCAAACTCCTTAACGAGATGCTCGCTCACTTCAGCCAGAACGACTCCACAGACGAAGACAAGGAGCTCATAAGG GAGCTGTATGGTGATTGCGACAAGCTCAGACAAACCGTGTTTCAGCTCGCTACTGAGACTGAAGATAATGACAGCGGCTTGG GAGACATCCTGCAGGCCAGTGATGACCTCTCACATGTCATTAATTCCTATAAGACGATTGTGGACGGACAGATCATCAATGGAGAGACCGCAAaagcacaacaaacacaattatCAGTCAGACAAG GTGGCACAAACCAGTCAGAGATTCTGATTGACCTGGTGGGTCTAGACACACACAGCGTCTCTCCAGCAGAGCAGCACCCCCCGACgtcgtctctctctcttccgGCTGACCTGCTGTGTGGGTCTGCTGCCACTGACCCTCAATCCCCCAGCCCCAGTGCACCCTCTGCAGCACTCTCTCTGCTGGATGAAGAGCTACTATCCTTAG GCCTGAATGAACCCGCTCCTGTTCCAAGTAAATCAACACCAGTAAACCTGGGAAATGATTTGTCATTTTTACag GATTCCAGTCAAGATTTGGATTTTTTTGACACCACTTTGCCTTCCAATCTTGCATTCTCTATATCTTCACTTTATCCAGAGGCCCTTTCTGTGACCGTTGCAGGAGTCTCAGCCAAGTGTTCTACAACTGCCTCTGCCTTAAGCTTACCTGGTACTGTTTTCTCCACTCCCCCCGTTTCTTCCGCATCTGTCTCAACAACATCAGTCATATTTCCACAGCCCCTCAGCTCAGTATTGAACACCACAGCACCGGCTGCTGCTCTTCCTCAGTCATTCAGCATGGCCCCGCCTGCTTCCTCAGCCACTACTGTCTCACCTCAATGGGACTCTACTTCAGCATCTCTTAGTAACAATCTGCAGGACTTTGGCTTTCTGGATCTGGGCAGTCCTAAAAT TCCATCTGGGGTGATGGACGTTGGCAGCTTTCTGGTCAAGAGTGAGGATCTTTTTGCTCCTCCCAGCCCGTCTTCCAGTCTCTCTTCCACTTCCCTCATAGAAGTGATTCAAGGAGGGTCCATTCCCCCACCTGCCAAGAGTCAGGCAGATGACAGCCCTCTGTTACGCTCTCTGTCCCCCGTCCTCCCTCTGAGCCAGGCCAGCCCAGGCAAGGGACAAGAGGTGTCCCTGGCCAATGTTTTTGTCCCTTTGGAAGCCATCAAGCCAA GTAAAATGTGTCCTGTTACAGCATATGACAAAAGCGGTGTCCGTGTTCTGCTGCATTTTGCCACTGACTGTCCGGCAGGTAGACCTGATGTACTGGTGATGGTCGCCTCCATGCTTAACACTGCCCCACTGCCTTTGAGGAACATTGCTCTGCAGGCTGCTGTGCCCAAG ACGATGAAAGTGAGACTGCAATCACCCTCAGGGACAGAGCTGGCTCCTTTTAACCCGATCCTTCCCCCTGCTGCCATCACTCAGGTCATGCTGCTTGCAAATCCTCTCAAG gaaaAGGTTCGGATGAGATACAAACTGACATTCACGCTGGGAGAGCAGCCACACTCAGAAGTGGGAGAGGTGAATGAGTTTCCACCTGCTGGCAGATGGGGGGCTCTATAA
- the sumo2a gene encoding small ubiquitin like modifier 2a, translating to MADEKPKEGVKTENNEHINLKVAGQDGSVVQFKIKRHTPLNKLMKAYCDRQGLSMRQIRFRFDGQPINETDTPSQLEMEDEDTIDVFQQQTGGSSH from the exons aTGGCAGACGAAAAACCCAAG gaAGGAGTGAAGACCGAGAACAATGAGCACATCAACCTGAAGGTGGCAGGGCAGGATGGATCAGTGGTGCAATTCAAGATCAAAAGGCACACTCCTCTCAATAAACTGATGAAAGCGTATTGTGACCGGCAG GGGCTGTCAATGAGGCAAATAAGGTTTCGATTTGACGGTCAGCCCATCAATGAAACAGACACACCCTCGCag CTAGAAATGGAGGATGAAGATACGATTGATGTGTTCCAACAGCAAACCGGTGGCTCTTCTCATTAA
- the jpt1a gene encoding jupiter microtubule associated homolog 1a: MTTTTTYQGMEPGSKSSSRVLRPPGGASNFSLGADGEKPPVRKNKMASSVFAEPEDPYANRRNNPPGGKPTGVLCGEPSAPLRRGGNQGTSADNPDGEHSQCDYDNSAPEPEAVAERKEDAPPADDPAGGNPSGRRNPPGGKSSLILG, from the exons ATGACGACGACGACAACATATCAAGGGATGGAGCCTGGTTCTAAAAGCAGTTCCAG GGTTTTGCGCCCTCCTGGCGGTGCCTCCAACTTCTCACTTGGTGCAGATGGGGAAAAGCCTCCCGTCCGGAAAAACAAGATGGCCTCCAGTGTTTTCGCTGAGCCAGAGGACCCCTATGCTAATCGAAGGAACAACCCACcag GAGGGAAGCCCACAGGTGTGCTATGTGGTGAACCGTCAGCCCccctgaggagaggagggaaccAGGGCACCTCCGCAGACAACCCC gaTGGAGAACATTCTCAGTGTGATTATG ACAACAGTGCCCCGGAGCCTGAAGCTGTTGCAGAACGGAAGGAAGATGCTCCTCCAGCAGACGATCCTGCTGGGGGAAATCCATCAGGCCGTAGAAATCCCCCTGGAGGAAAATCCAGCCTCATCCTAGGTTGa
- the zgc:174863 gene encoding CD276 antigen isoform X1, producing MASNGVLLWLMFSLISIGNTALINVECRAEHVGKYGQHSLLQCVYKPSQDAEDAQLDWVEWKKDEQQILFIRLEKTVAVPGFSLAEPSGNAANRNVSLLITNTSVKHQGEYTCGVGTDSGDGLGYTSLRVTAKYNKPAVKFDPKTRTLICESDSGYPKGHLRWFDENRTEWTKSSKMEALETESGLFNLSSHLTLLTGSTFSTYTCLVFNASGGKEEEGTYTFDATQEAQDQEKGVNQATKIVAPLLVIGSLIIGLLLLSLLLYKRRSQLARRFSTRPIMSYPQPVSTTEPNDEKGEDQSHKDSQA from the exons ATGGCCTCAAATGGTGTCCTTCTTTGGCTCATGTTCAGCCTCATCAGCATAGGAAATACAG CTTTAATAAATGTGGAATGCAGGGCTGAACATGTCGGGAAGTATGGCCAGCACTCAttgctgcagtgtgtttacAAACCCTCACAAGATGCAGAGGACGCACAACTCGACTGGGTCGAATGGAAAAAAGATGAACAGCAAATACTGTTTATTCGCCTTGAAAAAACTGTTGCAGTTCCAGGCTTTTCACTTGCTGAGCCGTCCGGGAATGCCGCAAATCGGAACGTCTCCCTGCTAATTACCAACACTTCTGTAAAGCACCAGGGGGAATATACATGTGGAGTGGGGACAGACAGTGGTGATGGACTCGGATACACCAGCCTTAGAGTTACAG CCAAGTACAACAAACCAGCTGTGAAATTCGACCCTAAGACAAGAACCCTGATATGCGAGTCCGACAGTGGCTATCCAAAAGGTCATCTTCGCTGGTTTGATGAGAACAGAACAGAGTGGACCAAAAGCTCTAAAATGGAGGCCCTGGAGACCGAAAGTGGTCTGTTTAACCTCTCCAGTCATCTGACTTTGCTGACCGGTTCTACTTTCTCCACCTACACTTGCTTGGTGTTTAATGCCAGTGGaggcaaagaggaagagggcaCATATACATTTGACGCAACACAAGAAG CACAAGACCAGGAGAAAGGGGTGAATCAAGCAACCAAAATAGTCGCTCCCCTGCTGGTCATCGGATCCCTGATCATAgggttgctgctgctgtcactgcTGCTGTATAAAAGGCGATCTCAAC TGGCCCGGAGGTTCTCTACACGGCCCATTATGA GTTACCCTCAACCGGTCAGCACAACTGAGCCAAATGATGAGAAAG GAGAGGATCAATCACACAAAGACAGCCAGGCCTGA
- the zgc:174863 gene encoding CD276 antigen isoform X2, whose amino-acid sequence MASNGVLLWLMFSLISIGNTALINVECRAEHVGKYGQHSLLQCVYKPSQDAEDAQLDWVEWKKDEQQILFIRLEKTVAVPGFSLAEPSGNAANRNVSLLITNTSVKHQGEYTCGVGTDSGDGLGYTSLRVTAKYNKPAVKFDPKTRTLICESDSGYPKGHLRWFDENRTEWTKSSKMEALETESGLFNLSSHLTLLTGSTFSTYTCLVFNASGGKEEEGTYTFDATQEAQDQEKGVNQATKIVAPLLVIGSLIIGLLLLSLLLYKRRSQRYPQPVSTTEPNDEKGEDQSHKDSQA is encoded by the exons ATGGCCTCAAATGGTGTCCTTCTTTGGCTCATGTTCAGCCTCATCAGCATAGGAAATACAG CTTTAATAAATGTGGAATGCAGGGCTGAACATGTCGGGAAGTATGGCCAGCACTCAttgctgcagtgtgtttacAAACCCTCACAAGATGCAGAGGACGCACAACTCGACTGGGTCGAATGGAAAAAAGATGAACAGCAAATACTGTTTATTCGCCTTGAAAAAACTGTTGCAGTTCCAGGCTTTTCACTTGCTGAGCCGTCCGGGAATGCCGCAAATCGGAACGTCTCCCTGCTAATTACCAACACTTCTGTAAAGCACCAGGGGGAATATACATGTGGAGTGGGGACAGACAGTGGTGATGGACTCGGATACACCAGCCTTAGAGTTACAG CCAAGTACAACAAACCAGCTGTGAAATTCGACCCTAAGACAAGAACCCTGATATGCGAGTCCGACAGTGGCTATCCAAAAGGTCATCTTCGCTGGTTTGATGAGAACAGAACAGAGTGGACCAAAAGCTCTAAAATGGAGGCCCTGGAGACCGAAAGTGGTCTGTTTAACCTCTCCAGTCATCTGACTTTGCTGACCGGTTCTACTTTCTCCACCTACACTTGCTTGGTGTTTAATGCCAGTGGaggcaaagaggaagagggcaCATATACATTTGACGCAACACAAGAAG CACAAGACCAGGAGAAAGGGGTGAATCAAGCAACCAAAATAGTCGCTCCCCTGCTGGTCATCGGATCCCTGATCATAgggttgctgctgctgtcactgcTGCTGTATAAAAGGCGATCTCAAC GTTACCCTCAACCGGTCAGCACAACTGAGCCAAATGATGAGAAAG GAGAGGATCAATCACACAAAGACAGCCAGGCCTGA